DNA sequence from the Candidatus Angelobacter sp. genome:
ACGACGAGGTGAGCGAGTGGAACGTTCGCGGTCTGGCCGATTGGGTGAACCTGACGTTCCCGCTGGGCATGCCCGAGAGCGAGATTGTCAAAGCCGCCGGCAGCGGACAACAGGAACCGGTGTCCGGCTCGATGTTCGGCGAGTTGAGTCCGGCCCAGTTTGGGACATGCCAGTTCATCGCCGACAATGTGCGCAAGGCGTACGAGTTGAAAATCAGTTTTGAAAATCCGGAGCAGCTCAAGACCGTCGAGCGTTACACGATTCTCAGCGCGATCGATCATTTGTGGCAGGAACACCTCTATGCGATGGACAGCCTGCGCAACAGCATCGGCCTGCGGCAATATGGCCAGCGCGATCCGCTCATTGAATACAAGGCGGAGGCCTTCAAGATTTTTGACGAATTGATGGTCAACATTAAAACGGAGATCTGCCACAACATATTCCGCAGCGCGTCGAGCCTCATGGCATTCGAGAATTTTTTGCGCAATGCGCCGCGGCAGACGATGCACAATCCGGGAGGCACTTTCGGCGAACCGCCCAAGGCGGATCAGTCAAAGCCAAGCGACATGGTTTCGGAGGCAATGGCGGCGACGGAAAAGGCCAGGCCGGTTCGCAGCGGTCCGAAAGTGGGCCGCAATGATCCCTGCCCGTGCGGTTCAATCGACCCGGCAACGGGCAAACGGAAGAAATACAAACAATGTTGCGGGAGGAACGGCTGAGCGGGTGTTGCGCGGATGGTTCGATTTTGCAGTTGTTGGCGACCGGAGCGCTGATTTGAAAGACGAATGCCTGTGATCGCTTTTCTACCACCTGCTCCGCACGCGTTCCGAGGCGCGCACGACAACTTCAACGGTGATGTTTCGTTCTTTTGAACCCGGTCCTGCGGTTTCAAGACGACGATCGGTTGGCTGACGATTATCGGGTTCCACGGTTCGATCTGCCGCCAACCGTGAAGGTGAGGAGTAAAGGAGAAGCTAACGTTAACAGCACGTTCCAAGCACGTGTAATAGGTGGCCATTTGCTGACTTTGAACGTGGCAAAAATGAGCCTGTCTATTCTCTGTCAGCGGGTGCTGAAAACAGTAAACCTAACCGAAAGGAACGAGCTATGAAAAAGTCATTAGCGTTGGTTGCCGGCGTGGCGGTCTTGTTGGCGGCTGCGACGGTGCGGACGATGGCGGCTGGTGATAGCGTCACGATCACGGGCGAAGGTAAATGCGCCAAATGCGCCTTGAAGGAGACCAAGGAATGCCAGAATGTCATCCAAACCCAAAAGGATGGCAAGACGGTGAACTATTACCTGGTCGCCAACGACGTGAGCAAGGAATTCCATGGTAAACTCTGCAAAGAGTCAAAAAAGGTGACCGCCACCGGTACGGTCAAGGAAGTGGACGGCAAGTTGGAAATGACGGCCACGAAGATCGAGCTCGCGGCTAAGTAAGAGTTAAACAGGTAAAAGAGCCGCCCGCAGTCGCAGGACCAGAAAGTCCGGGCTGCGGGCGGATTGTTTTAGGCGGCAGCGAGCGTTACCGGTCCTTTCCCTCGTAGCGAAAGCCGTTGTACGCTCAGGCCCATTACCGCGCCGAAAATGACGTGCGCGGCCAGGGTTACGCAAACGAACGTGCCCGTCACCGCGATTCCGAAAACGCCCGGATACGGCGTCAGCAACATGCCGAGTTCAATTCCAACGGCCATCACTACGCCCCACTCCCAGCGTGCTTTCGTTGTATCACCGAGCATGGCTGCGAACATCACGCCGAACGTCATTCCGTTGCTGAAATGATAGGCCCAGCCGGTTAATTGTGCGGCGAGAGTGTAGTCGTTTTGCCGCGCAACTTCGCCCAGGATCATGGCGCCAAACGCCGGGAACACCTTGAACAAATTCAAAGCGGGGACAATCGAATCCAGTCCCCAGGTCGTTGCAAAGACAAAAGGCAGGCGAAACAGGTCGTAGGTCACGGCGCCCAACAGGCCGGCCAGGAGACCAATCCAGACCGCGCGGAAGAGCGCCCCGTTTCCGCGGAGGAGATCGACCAGAGACAGGGCGGCGAGTCCGGCCAACGCTGGCAGAAAAATGAAGAGCACAAATTCGCGCATCGGGCAGAGACGATAGAATTCCAAAAGGAGACACGCGATGGAGGTGCTCGCCAGAGCGAAAACGATCAATCGGCCGGTAAAAGTCCACAGATTCCACGGCCGCCCGTTGATTTTATTTGTCGGCATGATTTGAACCGGCGTTCAGGATAGGCGGGGAAAGTCTCGACGGCCAGTTCAAGTTCGTCGTGCGCCGACCGGTCCGGGGCGATTTTTTGGAACCCGGTGTTGACATCGGAGTCATACCTGTATGATTCCGTCCATGCCGCGTGTTTCCCGACCTAGGTTGGCTGCCTTCCTCAACGCAGATCTGGGGTTTGTCACCGTGTTGGCCGCGGTTGGGCTGGCCGTTTTCGCTGGAACAGCGCGGGCCACCGACCCTCATATCGATCTTATCGAGCGGTTCGGCACGGATCGGGTGACGATTCATTTCAACACCGACGCCGGGAGGACCTATACCTTGCAATTCTCCGGCACTTTGAATTCCGGGATCTGGTCCAACCTGACCACGATCCCGGCCGACCCTTCTCCCAACCACTACATCCTCGTTGCTCCTGCGACAAATGGTTTCGGCCTGTTTCGCCTGCTGGTGACACCATGAGCGGGAACCTTGAAAGGAGAACGTCCTCTCACTAGCGGCGTCCCGTAACGGCGGTACAGAGCGGCAACATCGACATGCGCTTTCCTGGTTTTGTAGCCCACATCATTTTCCTGGCCTTTGGCGGCACGGTCTCGGCTTGCGATCTGTGCGCGATTTACAGCGCGAGCGACGCGCGCGGCGAGTCAGGCGATGGGCTGCAATTCAGCGTCGCCGAACAGTTTGTTTCCTTTCACACACTTCAGTTCGAAGGCGGGGAGGTCACCGGCGCGAACCCGGATTTCATGGACAGCTCGATCACACACCTGGTTCCCGGCTACAACTTTTCCAGGCGCTTGGGCGTAAACCTCAATGTGCCGCTTGTTCACTACTCGT
Encoded proteins:
- a CDS encoding DUF6370 family protein yields the protein MKKSLALVAGVAVLLAAATVRTMAAGDSVTITGEGKCAKCALKETKECQNVIQTQKDGKTVNYYLVANDVSKEFHGKLCKESKKVTATGTVKEVDGKLEMTATKIELAAK
- a CDS encoding DUF6789 family protein: MPTNKINGRPWNLWTFTGRLIVFALASTSIACLLLEFYRLCPMREFVLFIFLPALAGLAALSLVDLLRGNGALFRAVWIGLLAGLLGAVTYDLFRLPFVFATTWGLDSIVPALNLFKVFPAFGAMILGEVARQNDYTLAAQLTGWAYHFSNGMTFGVMFAAMLGDTTKARWEWGVVMAVGIELGMLLTPYPGVFGIAVTGTFVCVTLAAHVIFGAVMGLSVQRLSLRGKGPVTLAAA